One Bacteroidota bacterium DNA window includes the following coding sequences:
- a CDS encoding glycine-rich protein, whose amino-acid sequence MKRHSKVIFLFFTVLLLSQFSAKAQGTAINNTGSSADPSALLDVSSTNKGVLIPRMSESERNAIVNPAEGLLIFNTSSKCFNTFIYGAWFELCGKCVTPPGTSDFTISKDSVEAGEGVNFSATNLTGDYYFWTFAGANPGYYVGTAPYGIRFNSPPGWKYMWLTVTKNGCTSTTRDSVYVKPIYNNTQTQQIFIVPPTISVVHIEAWGGSGGGNGGGGKGGHVRGDLAVNPGDTLFVFVGGSGSGFIGAGYNGGGQGNGGGASDVRYGGNALSNRIIVAGGGGGGGYATGIAGGDAGGLTGQNGMDYGSQIKGTGGSQSAGGIGGWGSGYSGQGGPGSDGTLGNGGNWGCVGGSWAGAGGGGYYGGGSGGCGDHNSWGGSGGGGSSYIGGVTNGVMYSSTNVGDGKVVITY is encoded by the coding sequence ATGAAACGACATTCAAAGGTCATTTTTTTGTTTTTTACAGTGCTGCTGCTGTCGCAGTTTAGCGCAAAGGCACAGGGAACAGCCATTAACAATACGGGGTCATCTGCCGATCCATCCGCATTGCTCGATGTGAGCAGCACAAATAAAGGCGTTCTGATACCCAGAATGTCGGAATCAGAGCGCAATGCCATTGTAAATCCGGCTGAAGGTCTTCTTATCTTCAATACTTCCTCAAAGTGCTTCAATACCTTTATCTACGGTGCATGGTTCGAACTGTGCGGGAAATGCGTAACACCGCCCGGCACTTCCGATTTTACCATCAGCAAAGATTCTGTCGAAGCAGGTGAAGGCGTGAATTTTTCGGCCACGAACCTCACCGGTGATTACTATTTCTGGACGTTTGCGGGTGCCAATCCCGGTTATTACGTGGGCACAGCGCCCTACGGTATCCGGTTCAACTCTCCTCCCGGATGGAAATATATGTGGCTCACGGTAACCAAAAACGGCTGTACATCTACAACGCGTGATTCCGTCTATGTTAAGCCCATTTACAACAATACCCAGACGCAGCAGATATTTATTGTTCCACCAACCATTTCGGTTGTTCATATTGAAGCCTGGGGCGGCAGCGGTGGTGGCAACGGTGGCGGCGGCAAAGGCGGTCATGTGCGTGGCGACCTTGCTGTGAATCCCGGTGATACGCTTTTTGTTTTTGTGGGCGGTTCAGGCTCCGGGTTTATTGGTGCCGGATATAATGGCGGCGGTCAGGGAAACGGCGGCGGCGCTTCTGATGTCCGCTACGGCGGAAATGCGCTGTCGAATCGTATCATCGTGGCCGGCGGCGGCGGTGGCGGCGGATATGCTACAGGAATAGCAGGCGGCGATGCCGGTGGACTGACAGGTCAAAACGGCATGGATTACGGCTCTCAGATTAAAGGGACGGGCGGCAGCCAGTCGGCCGGTGGCATTGGTGGTTGGGGCAGCGGATATTCAGGTCAGGGCGGGCCGGGCAGTGACGGCACTTTAGGGAACGGAGGAAACTGGGGTTGCGTTGGAGGAAGCTGGGCAGGTGCCGGTGGCGGCGGATATTACGGCGGCGGCTCAGGTGGCTGCGGCGACCACAATTCATGGGGCGGCAGCGGCGGCGGCGGCTCATCCTACATCGGTGGTGTTACCAATGGCGTGATGTACAGTTCAACAAATGTAGGCGACGGGAAAGTTGTCATTACATATTAA